The sequence GGTTCCTCATAATCCAACCTTCATATTATAAATTATGACTTAAGTATACATTATCTCATAAGATACTTACGCTGTTCTATTAAGAAAGCTGATACAACATACAACACCAGCCCTGTTAGCCAATGGGCCACGGCATATTTCAGCGAGGACTCAAAAGGCTTCGGATTAATCCATTGGCATGTATGCCAAAGCCAACTGGCCCCTCCTCTGTAAAAAAAGCTTATAGCAACCCACAAAATCGGAATGCCGTAACCAATTATAAGTTGTCTGCTCACTAAAAAAGCCGTCATTCCGAAACCTGACACAAAAAAGAGGGCTCCTGCAATTAAAAATATATCAACAATGCCATACTCAAGTCTGTCACCATCACTTATAGAATATATAAAATACAGTAGCAGCAATACAAAACCGGTATATATTGCAAACAGTCTCAACATTCTCAGAAAACCGTATTTAAACCCGTCTATGGGAAGTGACAATATCAATTCTTTGCTTTCCGGTTGTACAATTTCCATATAAGGGGTTAGTATCCAGGCCAATACACCAACTACCGATACTACAAACACAGTCGTCTGAAGCAAAATATATTTTGTCGCCGCTCCTCCCATAAGCACAAGGAAGAATATCATAACTGCCGCAAAGGCAAGCAGTATAAAATACCCAACATAACTTACCGTTTTCAAATCAAAAATCAAAGGTACCATCTTATTTACGCGTTTATCCATGTCAAATAACCTTCCTCCACCGTTGGTTGAACCGCCTCCGCATCTTCCGACGGTTTTTCTTCGGAATAAACCCGAATTTCCAAATTATTATCCGCATTGGTGTTTGTTGAAAGTATCTTGTACTTGCCCTCTATTTTATAAAAATCATTACTGTTTATAACCATTTTCCATACTTTCCCTTTTGCCATGTTTTCCAATTCTTCAAAACCGTCAAACTGCTTAACCTTGCCGTTATTTATTAATGCCAGTCCATCGCAATTGTTTTTAATGTCTTCAATAATATGAGTGGACAGCAATACAACCCTGTTTGCGGCAACTCTTCTTATAAATCCTCTGAACCTTATACGCTCCTCAGGGTCCAGACCAGCTGTAGGTTCATCAACCATAATAAATGCAGGATTGCCCAGCATAGCCTGTGCAATTCCCAGCCTTCTTCTCATTCCTCCCGACAGGGCTCCGACTTTTTTCTTTGCCTCATTACTCAAATTAACCTCAGCAAGAACCTGTTCTATTTGCTTTTTCCGCTCCGGAGCCCTTATTCCCTTTAAAACACCTATCGTATCCAGGCACTCTTCAACCGTTATACTCTTGTAGCACCCGAATTCCTGAGGTAAATAGCCTATCTTGTAGCGAAATTTGTCCATATTTTTCAGCACATCTTCCCCGTCAAATTCAATTCTCCCTTCATCCGGCGCTATAAGCCCGGCAAGAATCCTCATCAGAGTTGTCTTTCCGGCACCGTTGGGTCCCAAAAGACCGTAGATTCCGTTTGAAATAAACAAGTTGACAGAATCAAGAGCTTTTTTCTTTTTGTAGCTTTTTGACAGGCCCTCTATTTTCAATCTCATGCCTTATACTTCCTTTCTATTTCAAAATAAAACTTACAGTTTACTTTGACTTATTTACTGTTATCCATTTTCTCAGTATTTCATATGCTATTTTGCTTACTTCATCCTTGGATTCTGCTTTTACGAGTCTTTCAATTTCATAGATATCATTGAGGTCGTTTTCCCATACTATTTGCTTTTCCTTGCCTTCGCCCCACCATTCTGTATAGTATTCCTCCAGATCTTTTTTTTCACCGGTTTCAGCTATTTCAATTAAGCTTGGAAATAAACATGGCGCAACACTGCTTTCCATATATTTGCCCGTCCTCCAGAAACACTCTAAAATAAACATTGGCCTTAAAAATTCACAACTTCTTCTTATACCATCTTCAGAAGCAGGATATAGCCACGAACTGTAATCTAAATATAATTCTTTTTGATTAACTAGGATTGATCCATTCATTGATCCATTCAAATTAACTAAAAATACTTTATTATATTTATCACAGAGGTTATAATCAGCCTCAATCCCCACCGAATCTTCAAATTCCTTTCTATATTTCATGAGCAAGTCAGGTACTATGCTTATATATTCCTTATAAGAATAATATATTGAAGGTGGAGCAACAAAATGTATCCCTCCGATATTCCCGTTCTCGTAATCTCCCTGTATAACTGCAGGCCCGGTTGCCTGGCCTTTAAATTCCGTACCTATATCGCAGGATAAATTGGTTATTACATTTCCCCTGTGGCTTTTTAATACAATATCATAGGGTTTTCCATTTGACAAATTATTAGTCAAGTAATCATAAGTAAGTACCGGAAGTATTACTTTATGTTTTCCCAATATAGGATACCAGGGAAAATCCGGCCTCAATAACAATGTACGATCCGTTACTTCTCCAAGTGCATAGGATAGCCGTCCGGAAACATTAATTTCAATTTCCGCTTCTCCCTCCGGAGGATCTTGTATAATAATCCAATCCCTATCCCGTACAAACTCATTATACTCAGTTCCGTTAATCTTCACATCTTTAATAGCAAAGCTTCTGTATAAAGTAAATATTACTGGTTCATTTTTAATATTATCAATGTTAATTTTAGCATAATATTCCAGTAAATTTCCTTTGCTATCTCCTAACTCCAAATGAAGCAATTTTATTCGACCGTTACAATATTTCTCTTCAAATCTCTCCTTAGCCTGTTCGAGTATTTTATCATTCCAAATACCAAAATCAAGGTACCTCATTTTCCCCTGAGAGTGATATTTGGTTGAAAACGCTGCCAACGGTATCGCACCGATAAATAACAATATCGCCGCTGTCCCCGCTATTTTAGCCTTGGTATTTCTTAAATTCCTTCTTTCCAACCTGAACAAATTAGCAAAAATATATACGGACATGCCAAACATTAAAAACCATAATTTTCTTGATAACAATCCAATGTTCATTTCAAGTCCGTAATGTAAAAGATGTGGATTGCCATGGGGTTCTTCAACAAATTGATTTAACATTAAAGATATCCCACTCGATCCATTTTTTATTGGTGAAATAACATACCATATTAACAGCAAAATAGGCCATCCCAGTTTCGGGTTAAACGTTTTCTCCACTGAATATGCAATAAGCCAGGTGGATACCATGGGCATATAAAAATTTACGAATATGTAGGGTGCAACTTGCAAAGCATACTTACCCAATTCGTTTAATCCATTATCAACCCAAACAGTACAGAATATAGCAAGTACCAAACAATAAACAAAAGAGCAGACTGACCACGTAAAAACCTTTGCCATCTGGCGTATCCAAGTAGATGGTAATGTATCTAACACTTCCTCAAATTTGGCATCTTTATCTTGTCTTGCATTTATAACACCAAAACACATTGATAAAATTGTCAAAACCATCATAACAAAACCACTAGTTCTTATAAATGAGAAATTATCAAGTCTATCTTTCATAATACAATACCCATAAAACATGTATAAAAAAGATAAAAACATGGGAATTATTAAATAATATTTTCTGATAAATAATTTTGTTTCAAGTGTAAGTATTTTTTTAAAAACCATCATATTGCACCTCACAAGCAGGCATAAGACCCAGACCATTGGTCCAGGTCTTATGCCAAATCATTATGTATAGTTTATAACTGATAAACTTCGAACTCTGCTTGACCCTTAGCTGACTGAGATCCTTCTATTCTTGCATAATACCCAACATTAACTGTTATTAATTCAAAATAAGATGTCCAGCTTGTCCAAGAAGTCTTGTTGGTAAATATTGTCATAAGTTCTT comes from Acetivibrio thermocellus ATCC 27405 and encodes:
- a CDS encoding ABC transporter ATP-binding protein, which encodes MRLKIEGLSKSYKKKKALDSVNLFISNGIYGLLGPNGAGKTTLMRILAGLIAPDEGRIEFDGEDVLKNMDKFRYKIGYLPQEFGCYKSITVEECLDTIGVLKGIRAPERKKQIEQVLAEVNLSNEAKKKVGALSGGMRRRLGIAQAMLGNPAFIMVDEPTAGLDPEERIRFRGFIRRVAANRVVLLSTHIIEDIKNNCDGLALINNGKVKQFDGFEELENMAKGKVWKMVINSNDFYKIEGKYKILSTNTNADNNLEIRVYSEEKPSEDAEAVQPTVEEGYLTWINA